A window of Elephas maximus indicus isolate mEleMax1 chromosome X, mEleMax1 primary haplotype, whole genome shotgun sequence genomic DNA:
CAAGTGCATCCCCAAGAAGGCCCTCCGAGGCAAGGAGGCTCTGGTGGAGAATGAGATCGCAGTGCTCCGGAGGTGCGGCCCCTGGCCACCACCCACAGAGGCCGGACTGGGGACTGCTGGGGGCGGAGGGCGAGGCGAAGCCTCCCGAGAGCTGCTGCGGCCCTGGCCAGGATGGGCGACGGGTGCCACAGGGGCTTCTTCTTGCTGTTGCAGAGTCAGCCACCCCAACATCGTGGCTCTAGAGGACGTCCACGAGAGCCCTTCCCACCTCTACCTGGCCATGGAGCTGTGAGGAGGGCTGGGTGGGCTTTGGGTGGCAGCTGGCCAGGGTGTGGGGTGAGGCGCCTAGGTCAGCTGAGCTCCCCGGCTCCCCCCAGGGTGACGGGGGGCGAGCTGTTTGACCGCATCATGGAGCGCGGCTCCTACACGGAGAAGGATGCCAGTCACCTGGTGGGCCAGGTCCTAGGTGCTGTCTCCTACCTGCACAGCCTGGGCATTGTGCACCGGGACCTCAAGGTGCCTGGGcggccctgcccctgccctgccccctgcCCACCCAGCCCTGTGTGTGTCTCATGGGAGAGCTGGGGGGTGCCGGCCCCCATGGTGCACCCTGGCTCAGGTGGGCCTATGCCAGGGCTGATCTTGCCTTCCTCGGGTGCTGTGTCACAGCCTGAAAATCTGCTATATGCCACACCGTTTGAGGACTCCAAGATCATGGTCTCTGACTTTGGCCTCTCCAAAATCCAGGCTGGCAACATGCTTGGCACTGCCTGTGGGACCCCAGGATACGTGGGTAAGTGAGCGAGGGCACCTGGGGCTACTGACAGGGTAGCATGCTGTGGGGCCCTGCGGGGAGCCATGGTGACAGGGTGGAGGCCATTATGCCTGGTGTCATCCCCAGGGCTGAGCTGGGTGGCACTGAGCAGGTGGTGTGTGTGCTTATCTCAGCCCCAGAGCTCTTGGAGCAGAAGCCCTACGGGAAGGCGGTGGACGTGTGGGCCCTGGGTGTCATCTCCTACATCCTGTGAGTGACCACTGGGAGACCCCGCTCCCGCATGCCTGCCCCTGCTGGTTTGGGGAGGGAGGGTTGGGCAGCTAGCTGACTTCTCTGTGTGCGCCAGCCTTTGTGGGTACCCCCCCTTCTATGACGAGAGCGACCCCGAACTCTTCAGCCAGATCCTGAGGGCCAGCTACGAGTTCGACTCACCCTTCTGGGATGATATCTCAGAGTCAGGTAAGCTCGAGGCTCACCCCGCTCGGGGTCAGGATGGCAGGGTGAGAGAAGCTTGCTCCCAGGGGCCTTGACCGGCCTTCCTGCTCTAGCCAAAGACTTTATCCGACACCTCCTGGAGCGGGACCCCCAGAAGAGGTTCACCTGCCAACAGGCCTTACAGCACCTTTGGTGAGTGGGACCTTGCCAAGTGATCCCAGCGCCAGAGGGACCTCTCCCTCAGAGATCCCCTTTGCTGACCCTTGGCCTTTCCTCAGGATCTCTGGGGATGCAGCTTTTGACAAGGACATCCTGGGCTCCGTCAGTGAGCAGATCCAGAAGAATTTTGCCCGAACCCACTGGAAGGTTGGTGTGGGCA
This region includes:
- the PNCK gene encoding calcium/calmodulin-dependent protein kinase type 1B encodes the protein MLLLKKQTEDISSVYEIREKLGSGAFSEVVLAQERGSTHLVALKCIPKKALRGKEALVENEIAVLRRVSHPNIVALEDVHESPSHLYLAMELVTGGELFDRIMERGSYTEKDASHLVGQVLGAVSYLHSLGIVHRDLKPENLLYATPFEDSKIMVSDFGLSKIQAGNMLGTACGTPGYVAPELLEQKPYGKAVDVWALGVISYILLCGYPPFYDESDPELFSQILRASYEFDSPFWDDISESAKDFIRHLLERDPQKRFTCQQALQHLWISGDAAFDKDILGSVSEQIQKNFARTHWKRAFNATSFLRHIRKVGHSPDGEETSVQGMTRHTHPGLLATQPPKW